In a single window of the Myxococcus stipitatus genome:
- a CDS encoding MerR family transcriptional regulator codes for MMLRIRTIARLTGIREATLRAWERRYGFPRPLRTQGNNYRVYSRDEVESIRRVARHIQMDGVSVSEAIAHVMATPATSARESERLPDRFWSAVVAMDDDEVTRVLDEAQASMDAEALCDDFLLPLLRDMGERLDVAREHLASAFVRHRLRQVLVGLDSVANGPRALLACPSGDHHEEGLLALGIHLKRRGWRVTLLGADTPAEALGSACARLHPDVVALSFVRRREAEPFELLLAGALRACGPRPVVVGGPGAREHLEVILALGARYADSSRELIDLWTQVRNAQLRP; via the coding sequence ATGATGCTGCGCATCCGCACCATCGCCCGCCTGACGGGCATCCGCGAGGCGACGCTGCGCGCGTGGGAGCGGCGCTACGGCTTCCCCCGTCCGCTGCGCACCCAAGGCAACAACTACCGCGTCTATTCCCGCGACGAGGTGGAGTCCATCCGCCGCGTGGCGCGCCACATCCAGATGGATGGGGTGTCGGTGAGCGAGGCCATCGCCCACGTGATGGCGACCCCGGCGACCTCGGCGCGCGAGAGCGAGCGCCTCCCGGACCGCTTCTGGTCCGCCGTCGTGGCGATGGACGACGACGAGGTGACGCGCGTGCTCGACGAGGCGCAGGCGTCGATGGACGCGGAGGCGCTGTGTGATGACTTCCTCCTGCCGCTGCTGCGGGACATGGGCGAGCGGCTGGACGTCGCGCGCGAGCACCTGGCCTCCGCCTTCGTCCGTCACCGGCTGCGGCAGGTGCTGGTCGGCCTGGACAGCGTCGCGAACGGCCCGCGCGCGCTGCTGGCCTGTCCCTCGGGGGACCACCATGAAGAGGGCCTGCTGGCGCTGGGCATCCACCTCAAGCGCCGCGGGTGGCGGGTCACGCTGCTGGGCGCGGACACGCCTGCCGAGGCGCTGGGCAGCGCCTGCGCGCGGCTCCACCCGGATGTGGTGGCGCTGTCCTTCGTGCGGCGCCGCGAGGCGGAGCCGTTCGAGTTGCTCCTGGCGGGCGCGTTGCGTGCCTGCGGGCCTCGCCCCGTCGTGGTAGGAGGGCCCGGGGCTCGCGAGCACCTCGAGGTCATCCTCGCCCTGGGGGCGAGGTACGCCGATTCCTCGCGGGAGCTCATCGACCTCTGGACCCAGGTGCGCAACGCGCAGCTTCGCCCGTGA
- a CDS encoding MerR family transcriptional regulator: MSQRTYRIHVAAELSGVRVELIRAWERRYGVLQPLRTPAGYRVYTERDVALLKRLKKLTDEGVAISEAAKLLPQLLDELETAPAAAEPVMGHGAALASWRDAVLLAAEAHDQGGVSAVLDEVLSALPPLKAFDGVLAPLQREVGDRWHAGRLSVVQEHLVTQVVRARLVSLLHAAPTGGRRHAVLACFPEEEHEVGLQGVALRMRHAGIKVTLLGQRVPAADLGRAVAELKPDLVGLSAVTDAGGPSFRATLAQLMRVLPRTIPIWVGGAAAEAHADIVRKLGARLAADADDWARRVAEE; this comes from the coding sequence ATGTCCCAGCGCACCTATCGAATCCACGTCGCCGCGGAGCTCTCGGGAGTCCGGGTGGAGCTCATCCGCGCCTGGGAGCGGCGCTACGGGGTGCTCCAGCCGCTGCGCACGCCGGCCGGCTACCGCGTCTACACGGAGCGGGACGTGGCGCTGCTCAAGCGGCTGAAGAAGCTGACGGACGAAGGGGTGGCCATCAGCGAGGCGGCGAAGCTGCTGCCCCAGCTCCTCGACGAGTTGGAGACGGCCCCCGCGGCGGCGGAGCCCGTCATGGGCCACGGGGCCGCCCTCGCGTCCTGGCGCGACGCCGTGCTGCTGGCGGCAGAGGCCCATGACCAGGGGGGCGTGTCCGCGGTGTTGGACGAGGTGCTCTCCGCGCTCCCACCGTTGAAGGCCTTCGACGGCGTGCTGGCACCGCTCCAGCGCGAGGTGGGGGACCGCTGGCATGCGGGGCGGCTCTCGGTGGTGCAGGAGCACCTGGTGACGCAGGTGGTGCGCGCGCGGCTGGTGAGCCTGCTGCACGCGGCGCCCACGGGGGGGCGACGCCACGCGGTGCTGGCGTGCTTCCCGGAGGAGGAGCACGAGGTGGGGTTGCAGGGCGTGGCGCTGCGGATGCGGCACGCGGGCATCAAGGTGACGCTGCTGGGACAGCGGGTGCCCGCGGCGGACCTGGGGCGCGCGGTGGCGGAGCTGAAGCCGGACCTGGTGGGGCTGTCGGCGGTGACGGACGCGGGAGGCCCCTCCTTCCGGGCCACGCTGGCCCAGTTGATGCGCGTGCTGCCCCGGACGATTCCCATCTGGGTGGGTGGCGCCGCCGCGGAGGCCCACGCGGACATCGTGCGCAAGCTCGGCGCGCGGCTGGCCGCGGACGCGGACGACTGGGCGCGGCGGGTGGCGGAGGAGTAG
- a CDS encoding WD40/YVTN/BNR-like repeat-containing protein, whose amino-acid sequence MTGAMWLAALLALGSADLRWTPQKSGTSVRLRGVSAVDAQVAWASGDQGTFVRTTDGGQTWKAGTVPGASALDFRDVDAFSATTAYLLSIGEGDKSRIYKTVDGGETWTLQFTNTTPGAFFDGMAFWDDRHGIAFSDPVTGRFVAVRTSDGGAHWTPLPPEAFPPALPGEAGFAASGTSIAVLSPQRVWFGMGGAAARVLASRDEGRHWTVATTPLAKGEGAGVFSLLFWSDQQGIAVGGNHQRPEDPTGNVALTRDGGRTWTVPTGARPAGYRSCVTRIPGAPGPTLVTVGPSGSELSTDGGKSWTSLGPEGFHAVAASRVGNRVWAVGETGRIALLHRVRPPRGP is encoded by the coding sequence ATGACGGGAGCGATGTGGCTGGCGGCGCTGCTCGCGCTGGGGAGCGCGGACCTGCGGTGGACACCCCAGAAGAGCGGGACGTCCGTGCGACTGCGCGGAGTCAGCGCCGTGGATGCCCAGGTGGCCTGGGCCAGCGGAGACCAGGGCACCTTCGTCCGCACCACGGACGGTGGACAGACCTGGAAGGCGGGCACCGTCCCGGGCGCCAGCGCGCTCGACTTCCGGGACGTGGATGCCTTCAGCGCCACCACCGCGTACCTGCTGTCCATTGGCGAGGGCGACAAGTCCCGCATCTACAAGACGGTGGATGGCGGGGAGACGTGGACGTTGCAGTTCACCAACACCACGCCGGGCGCCTTCTTCGACGGCATGGCCTTCTGGGACGACCGGCACGGCATCGCCTTCAGCGACCCGGTGACCGGACGCTTCGTCGCGGTGAGGACGTCGGACGGAGGCGCGCACTGGACGCCCCTTCCGCCGGAGGCCTTCCCTCCCGCGCTCCCGGGCGAGGCGGGCTTCGCGGCCAGCGGCACCAGCATCGCCGTGCTGTCTCCCCAGCGCGTCTGGTTCGGCATGGGTGGCGCGGCGGCGCGGGTGCTCGCCTCGCGCGACGAGGGCCGGCACTGGACCGTCGCGACGACGCCCCTGGCCAAGGGCGAGGGCGCGGGCGTCTTCTCGCTGCTCTTCTGGAGCGACCAGCAGGGCATCGCCGTGGGCGGCAACCACCAGCGGCCCGAGGACCCCACCGGCAACGTCGCGCTCACGCGGGATGGAGGCCGGACGTGGACGGTGCCCACCGGCGCGCGCCCCGCGGGCTACCGCTCCTGCGTCACGCGCATCCCCGGTGCCCCAGGGCCCACGCTCGTCACCGTGGGGCCCTCCGGCTCCGAGCTGTCCACCGACGGAGGGAAGTCCTGGACCTCGCTCGGCCCCGAGGGCTTCCACGCCGTCGCCGCGTCCCGCGTGGGCAACCGCGTGTGGGCCGTGGGCGAGACGGGCCGCATCGCCCTGCTGCACCGCGTGCGGCCGCCGCGCGGGCCCTGA
- a CDS encoding APC family permease yields MSASPAVPSTSAERPVGPLQLLALGVNGIVGVGIFFAPAEVAAKAPGLGAVLAFLLTGLALVPVAFAFAVLGRRFDSDGGPVVFARAAFGERAAFLVGWVAYVSAFLSTSAVVAGLAQALAPSLGLEGPVGQRVLASALVTLLAAIVASGIRVSARAWTGLTVLKLLPLAALLGVFLVAAGAGRVPPLPATSTDAAWLRAGLTVMFAYQGFEIVPVIAGQVRSSERSVPMATVGSLLGAVGLYVGLVWACVVALPELASSSAPLADAAGAWGGSSLSRVVAAGTSVSALGICLGMMVTTPRYLSALASGERRLLGLDGMSPRGVPSRALAVTWGLVLLFVNLGNLSELFALSSLAVLLQYGVTAAALAWLAWRRERGLVPSHALLAVPTLALGLTLVAFGASAREAATTGVAVVAGLGLWGLSRPRA; encoded by the coding sequence GTGTCTGCCTCTCCCGCGGTCCCCTCCACCTCCGCCGAGCGCCCCGTCGGTCCGCTCCAGTTGCTGGCGCTGGGCGTCAACGGCATCGTCGGTGTCGGCATCTTCTTCGCCCCCGCGGAGGTGGCCGCGAAGGCGCCCGGCCTGGGCGCGGTGCTGGCCTTCCTGCTCACCGGGCTGGCGTTGGTGCCGGTGGCCTTCGCCTTCGCGGTGCTGGGGCGGCGCTTCGACTCGGACGGGGGCCCCGTCGTCTTCGCGCGCGCGGCGTTCGGCGAGCGGGCGGCCTTCCTCGTCGGGTGGGTGGCGTACGTCAGCGCCTTCCTCAGCACGTCCGCGGTGGTGGCGGGGCTGGCCCAGGCGCTGGCGCCTTCGCTGGGGCTGGAGGGGCCGGTGGGCCAGCGCGTGCTGGCGTCCGCGCTCGTCACCCTGCTGGCGGCCATCGTCGCCTCGGGCATCCGCGTCTCCGCGCGGGCGTGGACGGGGCTCACCGTGCTCAAGCTGCTGCCGCTGGCGGCGCTGCTGGGCGTGTTCCTGGTCGCCGCGGGCGCGGGGCGCGTGCCACCGCTGCCGGCCACCTCCACGGACGCCGCGTGGCTGCGCGCGGGGTTGACGGTGATGTTCGCCTACCAGGGCTTCGAAATCGTCCCCGTCATCGCCGGGCAGGTGCGCTCCTCCGAACGCAGCGTGCCCATGGCCACGGTGGGCTCGCTGCTGGGCGCGGTGGGGCTGTACGTGGGGCTGGTGTGGGCGTGCGTGGTGGCGCTGCCGGAGCTAGCCTCGTCCTCCGCGCCCCTGGCCGACGCGGCCGGAGCGTGGGGCGGGTCGTCCTTGTCGCGCGTGGTGGCCGCCGGCACCAGCGTGTCCGCGCTGGGCATCTGCCTGGGGATGATGGTGACGACGCCGCGCTACCTGTCCGCGCTGGCGTCCGGGGAGCGGCGGCTGCTGGGGCTGGACGGGATGTCCCCCCGGGGCGTGCCCTCGCGGGCGCTGGCCGTCACGTGGGGGCTGGTGCTGCTGTTCGTCAACCTGGGGAACCTGTCGGAGCTCTTCGCGCTCTCCAGCCTCGCCGTGCTGCTGCAGTACGGCGTGACGGCGGCGGCGCTGGCGTGGCTGGCGTGGCGGCGCGAGCGGGGGCTGGTGCCCTCACACGCGCTGTTGGCGGTTCCCACGCTGGCGCTCGGCCTGACGCTGGTGGCGTTCGGCGCGAGCGCCCGGGAGGCCGCCACCACGGGGGTCGCGGTGGTGGCGGGCCTGGGGTTGTGGGGCCTGTCCCGGCCGAGGGCCTAG
- a CDS encoding glutamine synthetase family protein encodes METKGLRTFLEIPYDELEEKNLRVKEQRLKHESADKVREERVKYLTDERNLKAVTVCFTDLEGRLHMLDYDKKFLLKSADNLTFDGSSIRGFSQQAESDLRLNVDWGSFYWLPSDIFGPGKVLVFSEVLERDGTPYHADMRGQLKRITEAMFQKDGTVFHAAPEVEGFLFKGRDAERHYHETGRFDFISTGGYYHSLPGDPLRAFIDKAAEAQRAMGFQNEKDHPEVAPSQFEMNFSYSEALISADQIQLYKLLCRQVAAQMDTTASFLPKPVTGVNGNGMHMNMSLSKGGKNLFYDKGGQDGLSALGWDFIDRLLTNANDICLVLNSSVNAYRRLDPHFEAPNQIKASANNRGAMVRIPYGNERSARVECRSVAPDANPYLVLYALLRTGLEGPQPQEDAETKRSRTRFLPDNIFDAIRLFKGSQFIANILGENVQGKFAELKTASAERCPKQLGTRVKTSEIQFHHEITNQYLWSQF; translated from the coding sequence ATGGAGACGAAGGGGCTGCGGACGTTCCTGGAGATTCCCTACGACGAGCTGGAAGAGAAGAACCTGCGCGTCAAGGAGCAGCGTCTCAAGCACGAGTCGGCCGACAAGGTCCGTGAGGAGCGGGTCAAGTACCTCACCGACGAGCGCAACCTGAAGGCCGTCACCGTGTGCTTCACCGACCTCGAGGGTCGGCTGCACATGCTGGACTACGACAAGAAGTTCCTGCTCAAGAGCGCCGACAACCTCACCTTCGACGGCTCCTCCATCCGTGGCTTCTCCCAGCAGGCGGAGAGCGACCTGCGCCTGAACGTCGACTGGGGTTCGTTCTACTGGCTGCCGTCGGACATCTTCGGCCCCGGCAAGGTGCTGGTGTTCAGCGAGGTGCTGGAGCGCGACGGCACCCCGTACCACGCGGACATGCGCGGCCAGCTCAAGCGCATCACCGAGGCCATGTTCCAGAAGGACGGCACGGTGTTCCACGCCGCCCCGGAGGTCGAGGGCTTCCTCTTCAAGGGCCGTGACGCCGAGCGCCACTACCACGAGACGGGCAGGTTCGACTTCATCTCCACCGGCGGCTACTACCACTCGCTCCCGGGCGACCCCCTGCGCGCCTTCATCGACAAGGCCGCCGAGGCCCAGCGCGCCATGGGCTTCCAGAACGAGAAGGACCACCCGGAGGTGGCCCCCAGCCAGTTCGAGATGAACTTCTCGTACAGCGAGGCGCTCATCTCCGCCGACCAGATCCAGCTCTACAAGCTGCTGTGCCGCCAGGTCGCCGCGCAGATGGACACCACCGCCAGCTTCCTCCCGAAGCCGGTGACGGGCGTCAATGGCAATGGCATGCACATGAACATGTCGCTGTCCAAGGGCGGCAAGAACCTCTTCTACGACAAGGGCGGCCAGGACGGCCTGAGCGCGCTGGGCTGGGACTTCATCGACCGGCTGCTGACCAACGCCAACGACATCTGCCTGGTCCTCAACTCCAGCGTCAACGCGTACCGCCGCCTGGACCCGCACTTCGAGGCGCCGAACCAGATCAAGGCCAGCGCCAACAACCGCGGCGCCATGGTGCGCATCCCCTACGGCAACGAGCGCTCGGCGCGCGTCGAGTGCCGCTCCGTGGCCCCGGACGCCAACCCGTACCTGGTGCTCTACGCGCTGCTGCGCACCGGCCTGGAGGGCCCGCAGCCGCAGGAGGACGCGGAGACCAAGCGCAGCCGCACCCGCTTCCTGCCGGACAACATCTTCGACGCCATCCGCCTCTTCAAGGGCAGCCAGTTCATCGCCAACATCCTCGGTGAGAACGTGCAGGGCAAGTTCGCGGAGCTGAAGACGGCCTCCGCGGAGCGCTGCCCCAAGCAGCTGGGCACGCGCGTGAAGACGTCCGAAATCCAGTTCCACCACGAAATCACCAACCAGTACCTCTGGAGCCAGTTCTAG
- a CDS encoding alpha/beta hydrolase family protein: MSSSEWILEAAPPGSVVRVPYGPGAHHFGELRLPSGPRPHPVVVAIHGGFWRAKYDLVHLGHLCAALTAEGFITWSLEFRRIGHDGGAFPGTLEDVARGVDFLHELARSGDLDLSRVVFLGHSAGGQLALWAGARHRLPATDPLRGTAPIRPRGVVALAAVSDLARAHALGLSDGAVESFLGGSPEKVPERYRAASPSELQPLGVPQVLIHGTDDDTVPVAMSEEFTERGRSLGDDVRQITLAGAGHFEAVDPRSAEWPLVVQAVRSLV, from the coding sequence ATGAGCAGCTCGGAGTGGATTCTCGAGGCGGCGCCGCCAGGCTCGGTCGTGCGCGTTCCGTATGGACCGGGGGCGCACCACTTCGGGGAGCTGCGGCTGCCGTCAGGCCCCAGGCCCCATCCGGTGGTGGTCGCCATCCACGGGGGCTTCTGGCGCGCGAAGTACGACCTCGTGCACCTGGGCCACCTGTGCGCGGCGTTGACGGCGGAGGGCTTCATCACCTGGAGCCTGGAGTTCCGCCGCATCGGGCATGACGGGGGCGCCTTCCCGGGCACCCTGGAGGACGTCGCGCGCGGCGTCGACTTCCTGCACGAGCTCGCGAGGAGCGGCGACCTGGACCTCTCGCGCGTCGTCTTCCTCGGCCACTCGGCGGGCGGCCAGCTCGCCCTGTGGGCGGGCGCGAGGCACCGGCTCCCCGCCACGGACCCGCTGCGTGGGACCGCGCCGATTCGCCCTCGGGGCGTGGTGGCCCTGGCCGCCGTGTCCGACCTGGCGCGCGCCCACGCGCTGGGCTTGAGCGACGGCGCGGTGGAGTCCTTCCTGGGGGGCTCGCCAGAGAAGGTGCCCGAGCGCTACCGCGCCGCGTCCCCCTCCGAGCTCCAGCCCCTGGGCGTCCCCCAGGTCCTCATCCACGGCACCGACGACGACACCGTGCCGGTGGCCATGAGCGAGGAGTTCACCGAGCGGGGACGCTCGCTCGGCGATGACGTGCGTCAAATCACGCTGGCGGGCGCGGGCCACTTCGAGGCGGTCGACCCCCGCTCGGCGGAGTGGCCCCTGGTCGTCCAGGCCGTGCGCTCCCTGGTGTGA
- a CDS encoding thaumatin family protein: MVSRRIVVPVVSLVVSAVVVVLAMRPSEEPVASRARTDVSSPDAGDTCPPGFRTFTVTNQASQTVWLGQTAGAAPPPHTCTTDSDCGPNQACQNPTCATTGDCDSGNLCDTNTGQCMVAPGTGCVGGAPIITVPLSTMLCTGAKQVPTCNDCGPEGCDTTTGLCKCAQGGQAACPTGTTCADTVQECGTANGGTCYFQQVVPGEDTACVDTGSPCPTGQSCNVALGLCQYPRTDGGVPYDALELTPQETATLCMPSTLPPAFAQRLPEYAPCTEDSQCQSSRCLVGSGQVIPNPPTDCAASDAGACVCRPVVGWSGSFFGRLGCDEGGTNCRSADCGNVPGLPCALGKGGTNPFSSAEFTLQPNASDFYDVTVINGANVSIQMGPLADAGLAPAPIPSPYYCGTAGSRQVQGNVTVGMLEACSWRFAPDTTSGLPADFTTLLRAVALPVCSQSSDCASGATCVGNQCVPTLTACNATAPYCANGQVCSNPNAPDAGACGTCRTDSDCASDAGTQVCGTAFLPGVGDKTPLLQTCGQPIGWWSYEDLCAANPAYSYGPLDCTQQLTVQTGPTTSVTDSLSNLFQCANQFGQSCYNATAGDSPACCGCATYPGNDAGVFWPTTLQAGNNPGQQDAGECIDNNPVWAQNVQPWLAFLKRACPTAYTYAYDDATSTFTCMSPGTGADAGTPNAVGYSLVFGDVN; the protein is encoded by the coding sequence ATGGTGTCACGCCGGATCGTCGTGCCAGTGGTGTCGCTCGTGGTGTCCGCGGTGGTCGTCGTGCTCGCGATGCGCCCGAGCGAGGAGCCGGTGGCCTCGCGCGCCAGGACGGACGTGTCCTCGCCGGACGCGGGAGACACCTGCCCTCCGGGCTTCCGCACCTTCACGGTGACGAACCAGGCGAGCCAGACGGTGTGGCTCGGACAGACGGCGGGCGCCGCGCCGCCGCCACACACCTGCACCACCGACTCCGACTGTGGACCGAACCAGGCCTGTCAGAATCCGACGTGCGCCACCACCGGGGACTGCGACAGCGGCAACCTGTGCGACACCAACACGGGCCAGTGCATGGTGGCCCCCGGCACGGGCTGCGTCGGCGGCGCGCCCATCATCACCGTCCCGCTGTCCACCATGCTGTGCACCGGCGCGAAGCAGGTCCCCACCTGCAACGACTGTGGACCGGAGGGCTGTGACACGACGACGGGGCTGTGCAAGTGCGCGCAGGGCGGTCAGGCCGCCTGCCCCACGGGGACGACGTGCGCCGACACCGTGCAGGAGTGCGGCACCGCCAACGGCGGCACCTGCTACTTCCAACAGGTCGTCCCCGGCGAGGACACGGCCTGCGTCGACACGGGCTCCCCCTGCCCCACCGGCCAGTCGTGCAACGTGGCGCTGGGCCTGTGCCAGTACCCGCGCACCGACGGCGGCGTGCCCTACGACGCGCTGGAGCTGACACCCCAGGAGACGGCCACGCTGTGCATGCCCTCCACGCTGCCCCCAGCCTTCGCTCAGCGCCTCCCCGAGTACGCCCCTTGCACGGAGGACTCGCAGTGCCAGAGCAGCCGCTGCCTCGTCGGCAGCGGGCAGGTGATTCCCAATCCCCCCACCGACTGCGCCGCCTCCGACGCGGGCGCGTGCGTGTGCCGCCCGGTGGTCGGCTGGAGCGGCAGCTTCTTCGGGCGGCTCGGCTGCGACGAGGGGGGCACGAACTGCCGGAGCGCCGACTGCGGCAACGTGCCCGGCCTGCCGTGCGCGCTGGGCAAGGGCGGTACCAATCCATTCTCCTCCGCGGAGTTCACGCTCCAGCCCAACGCCAGCGACTTCTACGACGTCACCGTCATCAACGGCGCCAACGTCAGCATCCAGATGGGGCCCCTGGCGGACGCCGGCCTCGCGCCCGCGCCCATCCCCTCGCCGTACTACTGCGGGACCGCGGGCTCCAGGCAGGTCCAGGGGAACGTGACGGTGGGGATGCTGGAGGCATGCTCGTGGCGCTTCGCGCCGGACACCACCTCCGGGCTCCCCGCCGACTTCACCACGCTGCTGCGCGCCGTCGCGCTTCCCGTCTGCTCCCAGTCGAGCGACTGCGCCTCCGGCGCGACCTGCGTGGGCAACCAGTGTGTCCCCACGTTGACCGCCTGCAACGCGACCGCGCCCTACTGCGCCAACGGCCAGGTGTGCAGCAACCCCAACGCGCCGGACGCGGGGGCGTGTGGCACGTGCCGGACGGACAGCGACTGCGCGAGCGACGCGGGCACGCAGGTGTGCGGCACGGCGTTCCTCCCCGGCGTGGGAGACAAGACGCCGCTGCTCCAGACCTGCGGTCAGCCCATCGGCTGGTGGTCCTACGAGGACCTGTGCGCGGCCAACCCCGCGTACAGCTACGGCCCGCTCGACTGCACCCAGCAGCTCACCGTGCAGACGGGCCCCACCACCTCCGTCACGGACTCGCTCAGCAACCTCTTCCAGTGCGCCAACCAGTTCGGCCAGTCCTGCTACAACGCCACCGCGGGCGACTCCCCGGCCTGCTGCGGCTGCGCGACGTACCCGGGCAATGACGCGGGCGTCTTCTGGCCCACCACGCTGCAGGCGGGCAACAACCCGGGCCAGCAGGACGCCGGGGAGTGCATCGACAACAACCCCGTCTGGGCCCAGAACGTCCAGCCCTGGCTCGCCTTCCTCAAGCGGGCCTGCCCCACCGCGTACACCTACGCCTACGACGACGCGACCAGCACCTTCACCTGCATGAGTCCGGGCACCGGCGCCGATGCCGGGACTCCCAACGCCGTCGGCTACAGCCTCGTCTTCGGCGACGTGAACTGA
- a CDS encoding SDR family oxidoreductase, whose protein sequence is MDFGLKGRRALVMGASAGLGYATAHALVKEGATVAICSRGGEKLERAAKELGAVAVASDLTRPGAARELVEEVIEKLGGVDVLVVNTGGPPAGGFESLTAEQWQVGFQTLWMTAVDGIQAVLPGMKARGWGRIVLITSLAAREAMPNLTVSNGLRAGLLGLVKTVSNEVAQHGVTLNAVLPGFHATERMTQLGLTDEKVAPQIPARRLGRPEELASLVAFLASEQASYVTGQSIAVDGGAQRGF, encoded by the coding sequence ATGGATTTCGGGCTGAAGGGTAGGCGCGCGCTGGTGATGGGGGCGTCCGCGGGGCTGGGGTACGCCACCGCGCATGCGCTGGTGAAGGAGGGCGCCACGGTGGCCATCTGCTCCCGTGGAGGGGAGAAGCTGGAGCGCGCCGCGAAGGAGCTGGGCGCGGTCGCGGTGGCGAGCGACCTGACGCGGCCCGGGGCCGCGAGGGAGCTGGTGGAGGAGGTCATCGAGAAGCTGGGCGGCGTGGACGTGCTGGTCGTCAACACGGGTGGCCCACCGGCCGGCGGCTTCGAGTCGCTGACGGCGGAGCAGTGGCAGGTGGGCTTCCAGACGCTGTGGATGACGGCGGTGGACGGCATCCAGGCGGTGCTGCCGGGCATGAAGGCGCGGGGCTGGGGGCGCATCGTCCTCATCACGTCCCTGGCCGCCCGCGAGGCCATGCCCAACCTCACCGTCTCCAACGGCCTGCGCGCCGGCCTCCTGGGGCTGGTGAAGACGGTGAGCAACGAGGTGGCGCAGCACGGCGTCACGCTCAACGCGGTGCTGCCGGGCTTCCACGCCACGGAGCGGATGACGCAGCTGGGCCTCACCGACGAGAAGGTGGCGCCGCAGATTCCCGCCCGCCGCCTGGGGCGCCCGGAGGAGCTCGCCTCCCTCGTCGCGTTCCTCGCCTCCGAACAGGCGTCGTACGTCACCGGCCAGTCCATCGCCGTCGACGGCGGCGCGCAGCGCGGGTTCTGA
- a CDS encoding FAD-dependent oxidoreductase, with protein sequence MAENKDTVTVVGAGLVGSLVAVYLAKRGHDVEVLERRPDMRREVVDAGRSINLAISTRGLHALRQVGLEDEALRHAIPMRGRMIHPPQGALVFQPYGKDDSQHINSLSRAWLNQFLMTAAEATGKVRIRFKQRVTHADFSTGVLTVRDDATGEERREATRVLLGTDGSASAVRQGLEQVPGFAATQEQLGHGYKELTIPAGPGGAFQMEKHALHIWPRGTFMLIALPNEDGSFTCTLFLPWKGPVSFESLDSPARLEAFFAERFPDAKALIPDLTEAFFARPTGSMVTVKCAPWHVGDRALVLGDAAHAIVPFFGQGMNCGFEDCVVLDGLLAQRASWDGVFAEMTRLRKTNADAIADMAVENFIEMRDSTGNPRFLLEKAVEKVLLNAFPGEFVSRYTLVSFSRVPYRLAYEVGAIAGGIVSELADGLSRAEDVDLERAGRLIRSRLVPFMKEHADGFRAEG encoded by the coding sequence GTGGCTGAGAACAAGGACACCGTCACCGTGGTGGGCGCGGGCCTCGTCGGCTCGCTCGTCGCCGTGTACCTGGCGAAGCGGGGCCATGACGTGGAGGTGCTCGAGCGCCGCCCGGACATGCGCCGCGAGGTCGTCGACGCGGGCCGCTCCATCAACCTGGCCATCTCCACGCGCGGGCTGCACGCGCTGCGGCAGGTGGGCCTGGAGGACGAGGCGCTGCGGCACGCCATCCCCATGCGCGGGCGCATGATTCATCCGCCCCAGGGCGCGCTCGTCTTCCAGCCGTATGGCAAGGACGACTCGCAGCACATCAACTCGCTGTCGCGCGCGTGGCTGAACCAGTTCCTCATGACGGCGGCGGAGGCCACCGGCAAGGTGCGCATCCGCTTCAAGCAGCGCGTGACGCACGCGGACTTCTCCACCGGCGTGCTCACCGTGCGGGACGACGCCACGGGCGAGGAGCGCCGGGAGGCGACGCGCGTGCTGCTGGGCACGGACGGTTCGGCGTCCGCGGTGCGGCAGGGCCTGGAGCAGGTGCCCGGCTTCGCGGCGACGCAGGAGCAGCTGGGGCACGGCTACAAGGAGCTGACGATTCCGGCGGGCCCCGGCGGCGCGTTCCAGATGGAGAAGCACGCGCTGCACATCTGGCCCCGGGGCACGTTCATGCTCATCGCCCTGCCCAACGAGGACGGCAGCTTCACCTGCACGCTGTTCCTCCCGTGGAAGGGGCCGGTGAGCTTCGAGTCGCTCGACTCGCCCGCGCGGCTGGAGGCGTTCTTCGCGGAGCGGTTCCCGGACGCGAAGGCGCTCATCCCGGACCTGACGGAGGCCTTCTTCGCGCGGCCCACCGGGAGCATGGTGACGGTGAAGTGCGCGCCGTGGCACGTGGGCGACCGGGCGCTGGTGCTCGGCGACGCGGCGCACGCCATCGTCCCCTTCTTCGGCCAGGGGATGAACTGCGGCTTCGAGGACTGCGTGGTGCTGGACGGGCTGCTCGCCCAGCGAGCGTCGTGGGACGGCGTGTTCGCGGAGATGACGCGGCTGCGCAAGACGAACGCGGACGCCATCGCGGACATGGCGGTGGAGAACTTCATCGAGATGCGCGACAGCACCGGCAACCCGCGCTTCCTGCTGGAGAAGGCGGTGGAGAAGGTGCTGCTCAACGCCTTCCCCGGCGAGTTCGTCAGCCGCTACACGCTGGTGAGCTTCAGCCGCGTGCCGTACCGGCTGGCGTACGAGGTGGGCGCCATCGCCGGCGGCATCGTCTCCGAGCTGGCGGACGGGCTGTCACGGGCCGAGGACGTGGACCTGGAGCGCGCGGGGCGGCTCATCCGGAGCCGGCTGGTGCCATTCATGAAGGAGCACGCGGATGGATTTCGGGCTGAAGGGTAG